In Mycoplasmopsis californica, one genomic interval encodes:
- a CDS encoding aromatic motif membrane protein: protein MKKLFLNSFGLTLLPLTTISCTKTDSPESINTPQSKKQKLYQNEQVNKMLNIFTNSDINKRNIYISQQQNQSYAKYNELKYAFVYDPIFILKSVHNTGGEYNFLANTSKNVIKNTLSQDWYWTLDNIQKFYFIFNPYGDRYKTFEKEKKWFEQVKNNFGSLIAKINDPNPTSLIKIPFVDIEQTKKYNHYINKEIWYLIFDYNKALRIWKYEHNNSVFIQITTDLFVFEKNLNHNEIKSKLQTIESNIHHKRVKEFAKKYEEEKLSAIEFEEEFNEEEFIKHYIDSSFMEFQGLNQYNYFLTQVLNEMHKGKDELNIFRFSMRFVDDQI, encoded by the coding sequence ATGAAAAAGTTATTTCTCAATAGTTTTGGCTTGACCTTACTACCTCTAACTACCATAAGTTGTACAAAAACCGATTCACCAGAATCAATTAATACACCCCAGAGTAAAAAACAAAAACTTTATCAAAATGAACAAGTTAATAAAATGTTAAACATCTTTACAAATAGCGACATAAATAAAAGAAATATCTACATTTCGCAACAACAAAATCAATCTTATGCAAAATATAATGAACTAAAGTATGCCTTTGTTTATGATCCTATATTTATTTTAAAAAGCGTACATAATACAGGTGGAGAATATAATTTTTTGGCTAATACATCGAAAAATGTAATAAAAAACACACTATCGCAAGATTGATATTGAACTCTTGATAATATTCAGAAATTCTATTTTATTTTTAATCCTTACGGCGATAGATATAAAACTTTTGAAAAAGAAAAAAAATGATTTGAACAGGTTAAAAACAATTTTGGATCATTAATAGCCAAGATTAATGACCCAAATCCGACAAGTTTAATTAAAATTCCATTTGTTGATATCGAACAAACTAAAAAATATAATCATTATATTAATAAAGAAATTTGATATTTAATTTTTGACTATAATAAAGCTTTAAGAATATGAAAATACGAGCATAATAACAGTGTTTTTATCCAAATAACAACAGATTTATTCGTTTTTGAGAAAAATCTTAATCATAATGAAATAAAAAGCAAGCTTCAAACAATCGAATCAAATATACACCATAAAAGGGTTAAAGAATTTGCCAAAAAATATGAAGAAGAAAAATTAAGCGCGATTGAATTTGAAGAAGAATTTAATGAAGAAGAATTTATTAAACACTACATAGATTCTTCTTTTATGGAATTCCAGGGACTGAATCAGTACAATTACTTTTTGACTCAAGTCCTTAATGAAATGCACAAAGGAAAAGATGAATTAAATATTTTTAGATTTAGCATGAGGTTTGTAGATGATCAAATTTAA
- a CDS encoding coiled-coil domain-containing protein — protein sequence MNKKSIKLGVISGAATSFLLVTVPVIIFTNNHNKKTKNNSSYFEELNFDLDKVKVLMKILDNEQNSLELQEKIIQDAQNLLDKVRVNFAFMADSKNDKLQAQVAKYLNELEHKLHHHRQKMNQSILESGRISLNKSKLTTKIITDIFENYNNFVDSKLKDNVNKFNKLKNEIEKNLSKKLSRQSDVNNLRTMIEELREIDKIINNNLTQIINKVNQAKNNERFLKIDTIIDELNEFIANYANSKNNSTLDNDDELIKKLSNIISEADKIIENLEKYKSDSEIDSKIKIAIKTVSKAKELLNQLTQSNDKNQLLEELESIKNTIQNTEKLLNNADNLNTLESIYNDSILQSSKRLNAIKSSAEKQNISIHNHQIDDLELKNNENKLNIIAKMKTILLETLKNSGIEPVENIKYQNEIKKSESISALKDISVAINKNVQNQKINNNSSIKNDDQTSEQNFDIPALTNEYQEIHQKTIDWLEEIKNSFDYDSTAIDSVSNVVKNIYIPMIENINSQFSSARNDGKRLSNLIEEIKTFNSGAKEWYDLKLTFNDQFFLTKYYFNELVQNNDFFNEHNAMFQNIVEQYDNELKNNKIPTKETLKDWITVLNKIYPLLKEQLEKENEIAKTIDITKEITDFFNQLEKELSNERILYYVKSPQDRLFNYYFNHVAKYEEPYNEFRTSLYYKYTSNEQFNETYSTLKSKLEIKEKIQNYKNFVESQRKAYFNSQRYLSDIEDQNKKVDPIWIFNKIQELKALVNSEFFLERYNNPKYKWLIYDDKQNKDQNYEYYYSIDSKETFDKSTPEELEKFTTETETNKYIFAFPRNNFFPWKRLIAGYGIKNPGNSDYRFSLGLMSDKLSYLAYWIKWGVDSFARNESFNLEIPDQNNPSKTTKKHVFELSEEEFRQLSFTDTFNDMAQKIYEILKYVKFYDEQLILKEDEKIKWDFTKNKPIFSED from the coding sequence ATGAATAAAAAAAGTATTAAATTGGGAGTTATAAGCGGAGCTGCAACTTCATTTTTACTTGTGACCGTCCCTGTAATTATATTTACTAATAATCATAATAAAAAAACTAAAAACAATTCAAGTTATTTTGAAGAATTAAATTTCGATCTAGACAAGGTTAAAGTCTTAATGAAAATTCTTGATAACGAGCAAAACTCGCTTGAGTTGCAAGAAAAAATAATTCAAGATGCTCAAAATCTGCTAGATAAAGTCAGGGTTAATTTTGCTTTTATGGCAGACAGCAAAAACGATAAGCTACAAGCACAAGTTGCAAAGTATCTAAATGAATTAGAGCATAAATTGCATCATCACAGACAGAAGATGAACCAGTCTATTTTGGAGAGTGGCAGAATTTCATTAAATAAATCAAAATTAACAACAAAAATAATAACTGATATCTTCGAAAATTACAACAATTTTGTGGATTCGAAACTTAAGGATAACGTTAACAAGTTTAATAAACTAAAAAACGAGATTGAAAAAAATTTAAGTAAAAAACTAAGTCGACAAAGTGATGTAAATAACTTACGCACAATGATAGAAGAATTAAGGGAAATTGACAAGATAATCAATAACAATTTAACACAAATTATTAATAAAGTAAATCAAGCTAAAAACAATGAAAGATTCTTAAAAATAGATACTATTATTGATGAATTAAATGAATTTATTGCTAATTATGCAAACTCCAAAAATAACTCAACTTTAGATAACGATGATGAATTGATTAAGAAGTTAAGTAATATTATCTCTGAGGCGGACAAAATTATTGAAAATTTAGAAAAATACAAGTCTGATTCAGAGATTGATTCAAAAATAAAAATAGCTATTAAAACTGTATCAAAAGCGAAAGAATTATTGAATCAATTAACTCAATCAAATGATAAAAATCAATTATTAGAAGAACTTGAAAGTATTAAAAATACAATACAAAATACTGAAAAATTATTAAATAATGCTGATAATTTAAATACATTGGAGAGTATTTATAACGATTCTATTCTTCAATCAAGTAAGCGACTTAATGCAATTAAGAGTAGTGCCGAGAAACAAAATATTAGCATACACAATCATCAAATTGATGACTTGGAATTAAAAAACAATGAAAATAAATTAAATATCATTGCCAAAATGAAGACTATTTTATTAGAAACTTTGAAAAATAGTGGGATAGAACCAGTTGAAAATATTAAGTATCAAAATGAAATTAAAAAATCAGAATCAATTTCCGCGCTAAAAGATATAAGTGTTGCTATTAATAAAAACGTTCAAAACCAAAAAATAAACAATAATTCAAGTATTAAAAATGATGATCAAACAAGTGAACAAAATTTTGATATTCCCGCATTAACAAACGAATATCAAGAAATACACCAAAAAACTATCGATTGATTGGAAGAAATTAAGAACTCATTTGATTATGACTCAACTGCAATTGATAGTGTGTCTAATGTTGTTAAAAATATTTATATTCCAATGATAGAAAATATTAATTCCCAATTTTCAAGTGCACGTAATGATGGTAAAAGGTTATCAAATTTAATTGAAGAAATAAAAACTTTTAATAGCGGTGCTAAGGAATGATATGACCTAAAACTAACTTTTAATGATCAGTTTTTTCTAACTAAATACTACTTTAATGAATTAGTTCAAAATAATGATTTTTTCAATGAACATAACGCAATGTTCCAAAATATTGTTGAGCAATATGACAATGAATTAAAAAACAATAAAATCCCTACTAAAGAAACATTAAAAGATTGAATAACAGTATTAAATAAAATATACCCATTATTAAAGGAACAGCTTGAAAAAGAAAATGAGATTGCTAAAACTATTGATATCACAAAAGAAATTACAGATTTTTTCAATCAACTGGAAAAAGAATTAAGCAATGAACGTATCCTTTATTATGTAAAAAGCCCGCAAGATAGACTTTTCAATTATTACTTTAACCATGTAGCTAAGTATGAAGAGCCTTATAATGAGTTCAGAACAAGTTTATACTATAAATACACATCTAATGAGCAATTTAATGAAACATATTCAACACTTAAAAGTAAACTTGAAATAAAAGAAAAAATTCAAAATTATAAAAATTTTGTTGAATCGCAAAGAAAAGCCTATTTCAATTCACAACGGTATCTATCAGATATCGAGGATCAAAATAAGAAGGTTGATCCAATATGAATTTTTAACAAGATACAAGAATTGAAAGCGTTAGTTAACTCTGAATTCTTTTTAGAGCGTTATAATAATCCTAAATATAAATGATTAATTTATGACGATAAACAAAATAAAGACCAAAATTATGAGTATTATTACAGCATAGATAGTAAAGAGACTTTCGACAAAAGCACCCCTGAGGAATTGGAGAAATTCACTACAGAAACTGAAACAAACAAATATATTTTTGCTTTTCCAAGAAATAACTTTTTCCCTTGAAAACGATTAATTGCCGGTTATGGAATAAAAAATCCTGGAAATTCCGATTATCGTTTCTCATTAGGGTTAATGAGTGATAAATTAAGTTACTTAGCATATTGAATCAAGTGGGGTGTCGATAGTTTTGCTCGAAATGAATCATTTAATTTGGAAATACCTGACCAAAATAATCCTTCAAAAACGACGAAAAAACATGTTTTTGAATTATCGGAGGAAGAATTTAGACAATTAAGCTTTACTGATACTTTTAATGATATGGCACAAAAAATTTACGAAATTTTAAAATACGTCAAATTTTATGATGAACAGCTAATTTTGAAAGAAGATGAAAAGATTAAATGAGATTTCACTAAGAACAAGCCTATCTTCAGTGAAGATTAG
- a CDS encoding single-stranded DNA-binding protein yields the protein MNKVLLVGRIANDIRTYTTSTGVNYARTSIAVNRRSNSSEPIADFIPVVAWRATADYMAKYLSKGALVSVEGSFTTSSFTRPGTNEIVRSYEVTIDAINTLESRSQREHRESMQNNMVQNSYRNGSFSQTNSKPNNSYNQGAPKFNGSQKPLDTIGTDFEPMQHVENPNHDFGDADIFINGINDDDLN from the coding sequence ATGAATAAAGTATTATTAGTGGGTCGTATAGCTAACGACATTAGAACTTATACAACATCAACTGGCGTTAATTATGCACGAACAAGTATCGCAGTCAATCGTCGTTCAAATTCAAGCGAACCAATTGCGGATTTTATTCCTGTTGTCGCTTGAAGAGCGACTGCTGATTACATGGCTAAGTACCTAAGCAAAGGTGCTTTAGTATCGGTTGAAGGTAGTTTTACAACAAGTTCCTTTACAAGACCGGGCACCAATGAAATTGTTCGTTCTTATGAGGTCACAATTGACGCAATAAACACATTAGAGAGTAGAAGTCAACGTGAGCACAGAGAATCGATGCAAAATAATATGGTTCAAAACTCATATAGAAACGGTTCTTTTTCTCAGACTAATTCTAAACCAAATAATTCATACAATCAAGGTGCTCCAAAATTCAACGGATCACAAAAACCTCTTGATACAATTGGCACAGATTTTGAGCCAATGCAACATGTAGAAAATCCAAATCACGATTTCGGAGATGCTGATATTTTTATTAATGGCATTAACGACGATGATTTAAACTAG
- the rpsF gene encoding 30S ribosomal protein S6 yields MHKYEIMMILDPKAESKVGFDLVESVFGKSNIIKAEDLEVKTLAYPIKHSTQGRYLLFRLNSEPSLISEFVRRSNISKDIWRQLAINLDSEKGYGKERKQSLSAKFRDKDKDFDGEKPRRRFVEGEKVEKKSKPAEKAE; encoded by the coding sequence ATGCATAAATATGAAATTATGATGATCCTAGACCCTAAAGCTGAATCAAAAGTTGGTTTTGATTTAGTCGAGAGCGTTTTCGGGAAATCAAACATCATTAAAGCAGAAGATCTAGAAGTTAAAACTCTAGCATATCCAATCAAACACTCAACACAAGGTAGATATCTTTTATTCCGATTAAATTCTGAACCTTCATTAATTTCAGAATTTGTACGTCGTTCAAATATTTCAAAAGACATTTGAAGACAACTAGCAATAAATTTAGATTCAGAAAAAGGTTACGGCAAAGAAAGAAAACAATCTTTAAGTGCCAAATTTAGAGACAAAGACAAAGATTTTGATGGTGAAAAACCAAGAAGAAGATTTGTTGAGGGCGAAAAAGTTGAAAAAAAATCTAAACCAGCTGAAAAAGCTGAATAA
- the rpsR gene encoding 30S ribosomal protein S18 encodes MAKLRKKPFFNKRRRSLIAELNLNYIDYKDIDLLSKFVTGTGQIKARSLTGLDAKDQRKVAMAIKRARFMALMPYAKERIRVLSRPTVTNEQAGEKSSSVEKTEK; translated from the coding sequence ATGGCTAAATTACGTAAAAAACCTTTTTTCAACAAACGTCGTAGAAGTCTAATTGCTGAACTAAATTTAAACTACATTGATTACAAAGATATTGACCTATTGAGTAAATTCGTTACAGGAACTGGGCAAATTAAAGCTCGTTCTCTAACTGGATTAGATGCTAAAGATCAAAGAAAAGTTGCGATGGCAATTAAAAGAGCACGTTTTATGGCTTTAATGCCTTATGCAAAAGAGCGTATTCGTGTATTAAGCAGACCAACTGTCACAAACGAACAAGCTGGCGAAAAATCGTCTTCTGTAGAAAAAACAGAAAAATAA
- a CDS encoding ABC transporter ATP-binding protein: MSNILEIVNLKKIFQKTDRGIKNISFSIPSGDFHAFIGENGAGKTTTIKTIIGAYANYEGEVLINGINIQKAQARSIVGYVPEVAIFPRELSVYQYLFNLSILSNIPKNDANRRIDTFLKLFGMEKLAHEKPYTFSSGQKKKILLIQALLHEPKLLILDEPAANLDPTARYELFNLLQKINQENKITILISSHVLAEIDKYVNSVTLIHQGKILYSGPKVQSLEKLFYEKVISQ, from the coding sequence ATGAGTAACATATTAGAAATTGTTAATCTTAAAAAAATATTTCAAAAAACTGATCGCGGCATAAAAAATATAAGTTTTAGTATTCCTTCAGGCGATTTTCATGCCTTTATCGGTGAAAACGGAGCGGGAAAAACTACTACAATCAAAACAATTATTGGCGCTTATGCCAATTATGAGGGCGAAGTTCTAATAAATGGCATTAATATCCAAAAAGCTCAAGCGCGTTCAATCGTGGGTTATGTCCCTGAGGTTGCTATTTTTCCCCGTGAATTGAGTGTATATCAATATCTTTTTAATCTTTCTATACTATCAAATATCCCTAAAAACGATGCCAACCGTAGGATTGATACTTTTTTAAAATTGTTTGGAATGGAAAAATTAGCACACGAAAAACCTTACACTTTTTCATCTGGACAAAAGAAAAAAATATTATTAATTCAAGCCCTTTTACATGAACCAAAATTATTAATTCTTGATGAACCTGCTGCCAATCTAGATCCAACGGCGCGTTACGAGTTGTTTAATCTATTGCAAAAAATCAATCAAGAAAATAAGATTACTATCTTAATTTCATCACACGTCCTAGCTGAAATAGATAAATACGTTAACTCAGTCACTTTAATTCACCAAGGCAAAATTTTATACTCTGGACCCAAAGTACAATCATTAGAAAAGTTATTCTATGAAAAAGTTATTTCTCAATAG
- a CDS encoding aromatic motif membrane protein, whose translation MKIKKILQFALISQSLLPILSISCQQSKMLENTEKTTGNIENKHKDKWNLFLQYEYVNSLLNLVYGNHLAEKNKFIKQQIAIPNKYLTDVKEYLFYANNITAFSRSEDNGSKKVIPLQEFGPKLEQLFTQNWLWFLFNLDRFTFAYYDTFDQFKADLETLSLDIQKSSLELGSFNRPRTNEVLKHVIYESHNTENKEFHVYLLTKQGIILEISITAPLTDTKSKIPQVSVYTYSYIYPSLFQNAEELEKFDLSKYVATLETYRNFPKRRTDKILFDDKYGGEPLRFTIVDIDNKTTK comes from the coding sequence ATGAAAATTAAAAAAATATTACAATTCGCATTAATCTCCCAGTCATTATTGCCGATTTTATCAATTTCTTGTCAGCAATCTAAAATGCTTGAAAATACTGAAAAAACTACTGGTAACATTGAAAACAAACACAAAGATAAATGAAATTTGTTCTTGCAATATGAATATGTCAATTCGCTTTTAAATCTTGTTTATGGCAACCATTTAGCAGAAAAAAATAAATTTATAAAACAACAAATCGCAATCCCTAATAAATATTTAACAGATGTTAAGGAATATTTATTTTATGCCAACAATATAACAGCTTTTAGCCGTTCAGAGGATAATGGAAGTAAAAAAGTAATTCCATTGCAAGAATTTGGCCCTAAATTAGAACAATTATTCACGCAAAATTGACTTTGATTTTTGTTCAATTTAGATCGCTTTACATTTGCTTATTATGATACATTTGATCAATTTAAAGCAGACCTCGAAACCTTAAGTTTAGATATACAAAAAAGCTCACTTGAACTAGGTTCATTTAATCGGCCACGGACAAATGAAGTTCTTAAGCACGTTATTTATGAAAGTCATAATACTGAAAACAAAGAGTTTCACGTATATTTATTAACAAAACAGGGAATTATTTTAGAAATTTCTATAACTGCTCCACTGACTGATACAAAATCAAAAATTCCACAAGTTTCTGTGTATACGTATTCTTATATTTATCCATCACTATTCCAAAATGCTGAGGAACTTGAAAAATTCGATTTATCTAAATATGTAGCTACCTTAGAAACATATCGAAATTTTCCTAAGCGTAGAACTGATAAAATTCTTTTCGATGACAAATACGGCGGAGAGCCATTGCGGTTCACGATCGTGGATATCGATAACAAAACAACGAAATAG
- a CDS encoding ABC transporter permease encodes MKTTAFNYSRFAFNTIIKKKSTIIMPIIIFVCSIIVGFIFQFAVSSKYLSLAGYLYAFTILLITVIFASIKALNIFKDFEHEGLELISLSKPISRSQLILGKLVTLIYFGLIWALVLSISALTGLYGVYAVSTLFIYALLYLFVGLCTYLIIGLITALIAYKVNQKIAITLPLAFFIPMTLGGVLLSANTTSNVNNVAYFLNKKYPYHLSGNEVNAEPYYINNRKDELLLIPNGQDNKTFSKEQKDYLENVMKIANKSSTEWQIYSWLSLPYQLLDVFNPKNKNVFETISKNNFSNLDRYVYYNDLDDITYKYKLNTSVSQTKYPNLQGDQLVPSYIIPGLLKNNSVIPNTVNTGVIYARQGASEIDVEFPEDEAQFSSQNNLVGKLKWEYIYEALKDENFNKIAANFVDNFNQKHSKETDLNRIHDDLIDAISKYVNNPESQINRYTNTNVTIFNEYAIREQKLQSEIERKIYFSIALMNYIYFNNQDTNLFKAMIKNTKIASFGNTQFKLEINGFKYEIGGYSSFEKKLYIVKKNNAEKVLVRYDLTKSSSNHLFQASPELFSIARDKQIVNKNIYFVLWIATIAILFGTVYAVYKRKDYK; translated from the coding sequence ATGAAAACAACAGCTTTTAATTATTCACGCTTTGCTTTTAATACAATTATCAAGAAAAAAAGCACAATAATTATGCCAATTATAATTTTTGTTTGCTCAATTATTGTTGGGTTTATTTTTCAATTTGCCGTTAGTAGCAAATATTTAAGTCTTGCGGGTTATCTCTATGCATTTACAATATTATTGATTACAGTAATTTTTGCTTCAATAAAAGCCTTAAATATATTTAAAGACTTTGAGCATGAAGGGCTAGAATTAATAAGTCTTTCTAAACCAATATCAAGAAGCCAATTAATATTAGGTAAGTTGGTTACTTTAATATATTTTGGCTTGATTTGAGCATTAGTTTTATCTATTTCTGCATTGACTGGACTTTACGGAGTTTATGCAGTTAGCACTCTATTTATTTATGCACTACTATATCTCTTTGTTGGTCTGTGTACATATTTAATAATTGGTTTAATTACAGCTTTAATTGCTTATAAAGTTAATCAAAAAATTGCAATAACATTGCCACTAGCTTTCTTTATCCCGATGACTCTTGGAGGAGTCTTGCTGTCAGCAAATACAACATCAAATGTCAATAATGTGGCATACTTTTTAAACAAAAAGTACCCTTATCACCTATCAGGAAATGAAGTTAATGCCGAACCATACTATATTAATAATCGCAAAGATGAATTATTATTAATACCAAACGGACAGGATAATAAAACATTTTCCAAAGAACAAAAAGATTACCTGGAAAATGTTATGAAAATCGCCAACAAATCATCAACTGAGTGGCAAATCTATTCATGGTTGTCATTACCTTATCAATTGCTTGACGTATTCAATCCAAAAAATAAAAATGTTTTTGAAACAATTAGCAAAAACAATTTTTCAAACCTAGATCGCTATGTTTACTACAACGACTTAGATGATATTACCTACAAATACAAATTAAATACCTCTGTAAGTCAGACTAAATACCCAAATTTACAAGGAGATCAATTAGTTCCCTCTTATATAATTCCCGGTTTGTTAAAAAATAACTCAGTTATTCCTAACACAGTAAATACTGGTGTAATTTATGCTCGCCAGGGTGCATCAGAAATTGATGTTGAGTTCCCCGAGGATGAAGCTCAATTTTCTTCGCAAAATAATTTAGTTGGTAAATTGAAATGAGAATACATTTACGAAGCATTAAAAGATGAGAACTTTAATAAAATTGCGGCAAATTTTGTTGATAATTTCAATCAAAAACACAGTAAAGAAACTGATTTAAATAGAATTCATGATGACTTAATTGATGCTATTTCAAAGTATGTAAATAATCCTGAAAGCCAAATAAACAGATATACAAACACTAACGTCACAATTTTTAATGAATATGCTATTAGAGAACAAAAACTTCAGTCTGAAATCGAAAGAAAAATTTATTTTAGTATTGCTTTAATGAACTATATCTACTTCAACAATCAAGATACCAATCTATTCAAGGCGATGATAAAAAATACTAAAATAGCAAGTTTTGGTAACACTCAATTCAAACTTGAAATCAATGGATTCAAATATGAAATTGGTGGTTATTCTTCCTTCGAAAAAAAATTGTACATAGTTAAAAAGAATAATGCTGAAAAAGTATTAGTGAGATACGATTTAACAAAATCGAGTTCAAATCATCTTTTCCAAGCTAGCCCCGAATTATTCAGTATTGCCCGTGATAAACAAATTGTTAACAAAAACATCTATTTTGTACTATGAATTGCAACAATCGCTATTTTATTTGGCACAGTTTATGCAGTTTATAAAAGAAAGGATTACAAATAA
- a CDS encoding aromatic motif membrane protein: MIKFNKLILKTLPFSSVLTPFALVSCIESDYTKNELKIPQGFKYIPKDYNSAEAKTSEILEWILNQQFKNNDVAKTNFLKSQEDTKKLLSEFKELSKTYKFEKSNENAEKLRSFYSQNWLFLLKNIDNFQWKYTNWWTFPSIGETRHSETFLEKISSQIIPDNYRFINNYWESLTVGDESPESPDDVFYLKKDKMIVRVFITRNKKSVKKLIFDKFILFPRARNERIAVKLISDSVHNAIIHGNQDGYDTFENDVIKNYSYPALGLLLTKENDEN, encoded by the coding sequence ATGATCAAATTTAACAAATTAATTTTAAAAACACTCCCTTTTTCATCTGTTTTAACCCCTTTTGCATTAGTTTCGTGTATTGAAAGCGATTATACAAAAAATGAATTAAAAATTCCACAAGGATTTAAATACATTCCTAAGGATTACAATTCAGCAGAAGCTAAGACAAGTGAGATATTAGAATGAATCCTAAATCAGCAATTTAAAAATAACGATGTCGCAAAAACCAATTTTTTAAAAAGTCAAGAAGATACAAAAAAACTCTTATCCGAATTTAAAGAGTTAAGTAAAACCTATAAATTTGAAAAATCTAATGAAAACGCTGAAAAACTGAGAAGTTTTTACTCACAAAATTGACTATTTTTACTGAAAAATATTGATAATTTTCAATGAAAATACACAAATTGATGAACATTTCCATCAATAGGTGAGACTCGTCACTCGGAGACTTTTTTAGAAAAAATTTCTTCACAAATAATTCCTGATAATTACAGATTTATAAATAATTATTGAGAAAGTTTAACTGTTGGAGACGAATCACCAGAATCTCCAGATGATGTATTCTACCTAAAGAAAGACAAAATGATAGTCAGAGTTTTTATAACAAGAAACAAAAAGAGTGTTAAAAAACTAATATTTGATAAGTTTATTCTTTTTCCAAGAGCTAGAAATGAAAGAATTGCTGTTAAATTAATCTCCGACTCAGTGCATAATGCGATAATTCACGGCAATCAAGATGGTTATGACACATTTGAAAATGATGTTATAAAAAATTATAGTTACCCTGCCTTAGGTTTATTGCTCACAAAGGAAAATGATGAAAATTAA